Genomic window (Jeotgalibaca ciconiae):
AATTTTTGTAGCCATTCCAAACTACACCTTCCCGGTGAATTTCAACCACCGTTTATACGGACAAAACAGTGTCCCTCGCTATTTGACAGGAAACCCAAAAGCGGAAATTCAATCCAAAATCTCCTTTGAAATCCAAAATCCATTTGCAAAAACCAAAAATACCCATAAAACATCTTCTATAAATGAAAAACGGCTTTCAAAACCACACCATCCTACAAACCTCTTCCTAAATCAATCCAAGTTCAATTTTCACCTTCAAAATACGTAATACTGCGGCATCGATAACTTCTTCCGGGATGCGTCCGTCTTCAACTGCTGCGATAACGGCAGGGATTTGAATCAAGAAGTCAGAGCTAATTAAAACGTCATTTCCTGCTAATACTGCTAATACAGCGGCCTCTTCAACCGTGGCAAAGGCCTGAAGACCGTCCATAATTAAATCGTCAGTCATAATCATTCCTTCAAATCCCATGTCATCACGAAGGACGGCAATGACTTTGGGAGATAAGGTGGCAGGCCAGTCAGGGTCAATCGCTGTCATCACGTTATGGGCAACGAGAATAGCTTGGCTGCCGTTATTTATTCCTGTTTGGAAAGGGATGAGGTCTCGTTCTTTTAATGTCTCCAGCGAGCGGCCATCGTAGGCGACACCTGTATGAGTATCAACATTACTGCCATAACCTGGGAAATGTTTCAAGACTGTTCCAACCTTGTCATTGGTATAGGATGAGACAAAAAGTTCAGTGAACTTCGTAACGTCTGCTAACTCAGTTGAGAAGGCCCTATGGTACATAAAATCATCAGAGCTATTCGGCATATCCACGACGGGTGCCAAATTCAAATTGAATCCCAAGCTTTTTAGTAACATAGCTTGTTCATGGGCGAAGTCTTCGACACTGGACCAACCACCTTCTTCAAAGGCTTGTCTTGGTGTTACAAATGGCGTTTCTCTATATTGAGGAAACGAACTGATTCGAACCACATCGCCGCCTTCTTCGTCGACAGCCATAAACAAATCAATCGACATGTCTGCTTGAATGGCATCAATT
Coding sequences:
- a CDS encoding glycoside hydrolase family 3 protein, producing the protein MYKQKNILLNFLYTVVLFLLVSCGEQTVDDESVVGSESSVIESEKSSQLIEESTVEDTAASRENELLETMTLDEKVGQMFLARYPDEDSLAYAINYDLGGYIWFAKDFSEKDPQIVQSEIDAIQADMSIDLFMAVDEEGGDVVRISSFPQYRETPFVTPRQAFEEGGWSSVEDFAHEQAMLLKSLGFNLNLAPVVDMPNSSDDFMYHRAFSTELADVTKFTELFVSSYTNDKVGTVLKHFPGYGSNVDTHTGVAYDGRSLETLKERDLIPFQTGINNGSQAILVAHNVMTAIDPDWPATLSPKVIAVLRDDMGFEGMIMTDDLIMDGLQAFATVEEAAVLAVLAGNDVLISSDFLIQIPAVIAAVEDGRIPEEVIDAAVLRILKVKIELGLI